A stretch of the Corylus avellana chromosome ca6, CavTom2PMs-1.0 genome encodes the following:
- the LOC132183803 gene encoding disease resistance protein RPM1-like isoform X2, translated as MTETVVTLVINELVQLIAHESKLLRGAHRDVVDIRDELESIQCFFKDADRGDLQDGVKTWVKQVREVAYHIEDVIDEYVLHVAQHRHQQSFIAFLQKIGHLFKKLKPRHDIATKIQDIKISIREIKERSERYGFSSLEQGSSSSESSGTWHDPRVGALFIEEDEVVGIESTRDELVSWLVGGVSKRSVISVVGMGGIGKTTLAKKVYENELVKGHFDCRVWITVSQSYNVQKILMSMTKKVYCENETALGQIDMMDEITLISQLRKYLQQKRYVVVFDDVWKLEFWEIVKHALPCNGRGSRIIITTRSDLIGVSCKESLFDQVHKLQPLSQDKAWELFCRKAFQSEFQRCCPKELVKLSMDIVKKCEGLPLAIVAIGGLLSTKENVPLEWKKLHDSLSSELECNPHLTSVTKILSLSYHDLPCSLKSCYLFFGIFPEDYSITSVRLLWLWEAGGFIKGKKGKSLVDVAEEYLMELIDRNLVQVSFGELDYEMLIKYRIHDLLHETILSKVGELNFSQVLEAGDTTFHGKSRSLSIHNARENVFETSEYSRVRFIFLFNINEMPRSFMVKLFKKFKLLKVLDFEDAPIDYLAQEVGTLFHLKYLNLRRTKVKILPNSVGMLQNLQTLTVAETPVRELPIEIFRLYKLRHIIAHSHDFEIKSSLYSMRGVKVHEGVGCLNELQDLSLIEANHHGVSLFEELGKLSQLRLFGISNMTAKRGRALCTSIQKMVHLNSLFVSSISEDEIIDLESISSPPPFLKHIYLRGRLKKLPNWILELQNLVTLVLFFSSLEEYPLSCVQALPNLITLSLNHAYDGEQLHFEEGGFRKLKKLTLREMEKLKMVEIDKGSLPSLEQLEIGPCPQMKEV; from the exons ATGACAGAAACCGTTGTGACCCTTGTCATCAATGAGCTAGTTCAGTTGATCGCTCATGAATCAAAATTGCTAAGGGGTGCCCACCGAGATGTTGTGGACATTAGAGATGAACTTGAGAGCATCCAGTGTTTCTTCAAAGATGCAGATAGAGGAGATCTCCAAGATGGCGTCAAAACATGGGTGAAACAAGTGAGAGAAGTAGCCTATCATATAGAAGATGTAATTGATGAATACGTTCTTCACGTGGCACAACATCGCCATCAGCAAAGTTTTATTGCTTTCCTCCAAAAAATTGGccacttattcaaaaaattaaaaccacgtCATGACATAGCTACAAAGATTCAagatatcaaaatatcaatccGTGAAATCAAGGAAAGAAGTGAAAGATATGGTTTTAGTTCCTTAGAGCAAGGATCAAGTAGTAGTGAATCTAGTGGTACATGGCATGACCCTAGAGTGGGTGCACTTTTCATTGAGGAAGATGAAGTTGTGGGCATTGAGTCTACAAGGGATGAGCTCGTAAGCTGGTTGGTGGGGGGAGTATCTAAACGATCTGTTATTTCAGTTGTAGGCATGGgcggaattggtaagacaactcttGCTAAGAAAGTATATGAGAATGAATTAGTGAAAGGACATTTTGACTGCCGTGTTTGGATCACAGTGTCTCAGTCATACAACGTCCAGAAGATACTCATGTCTATGACAAAGAAAGTCTACTGTGAAAATGAAACGGCTCTAGGGCAAATAGACATGATGGACGAGATCACATTAATCAGCCAACTGAGGAAATATTTACAGCAAAAGAGGTATGTTGTGGTTTTTGACGATGTTTGGAAGTTAGAGTTTTGGGAAATTGTGAAACATGCTTTACCATGCAATGGCAGAGGAAGCAGGATTATTATCACTACCCGCAGTGATCTCATTGGTGTATCTTGTAAAGAATCTTTATTTGATCAGGTCCACAAGCTACAACCTCTGTCTCAAGACAAGGCTTGGGAATTGTTTTGTAGAAAGGCATTCCAGTCCGAGTTTCAAAGGTGTTGTCCCAAAGAGTTGGTGAAATTGTCGATGGACATTGTCAAAAAATGTGAAGGCCTGCCACTTGCAATTGTTGCTATAGGTGGTCTTTTGTCAACAAAGGAAAATGTGCCATTAGAATGGAAAAAGTTGCATGATAGCCTCAGTTCTGAGCTAGAATGTAATCCACACCTTACAAGTGTaacaaaaattctctctcttagtTATCATGATCTTCCGTGCTCCCTAAAGTCTTGCTACTTGTTCTTCGGCATTTTTCCAGAGGACTACTCAATCACAAGTGTAAGATTACTTTGGCTATGGGAAGCTGGGGGCttcataaaaggaaagaagggaAAATCATTGGTAGACGTAGCTGAAGAATACTTAATGGAGCTCATCGACAGAAACTTGGTTCAAGTTTCATTTGGGGAGCTTGATTATGAGATGCTCATAAAGTATAGAATCCATGATCTGCTGCATGAAACCATCCTATCGAAGGTTGGAGAGTTGAATTTCTCTCAAGTTCTGGAAGCAGGTGATACTACTTTCCATGGTAAAAGTCGGAGCCTATCAATCCACAATGCTAGAGAAAATGTTTTTGAGACAAGTGAGTACTCTCGTGTccgttttatttttcttttcaacattAATGAAATGCCCAGGTCTTTCATGgttaaattgttcaaaaagttCAAGCTTTTGAAAGTGTTAGATTTTGAAGATGCTCCTATTGATTATCTTGCTCAAGAAGTGGGTACTTTATTCCATTTGAAGTACTTAAATTTGAGGAGAACAAAAGTGAAGATACTTCCAAATTCAGTGGGTATGCTACAAAACCTTCAGACACTAACTGTTGCGGAAACCCCAGTGCGTGAGCTACCAATTGAGATATTTAGGCTTTATAAGCTACGACATATTATTGCTCATTCTCATGACTTCGAAATTAAAAGTAGCCTTTATTCGATGCGAGGAGTAAAAGTACATGAAGGGGTTGGATGTTTAAACGAATTGCAGGACCTATCATTGATTGAGGCAAATCATCATGGGGTTAGTTTATTTGAAGAGCTCGGAAAGTTGAGTCAGTTGAGGTTGTTCGGCATTTCAAATATGACTGCAAAACGTGGAAGGGCCCTATGTACCTCCATACAAAAAATGGTCCACCTTAACAGTTTGTTTGTAAGCTCAATTAGTGAAGATGAGATTATAGACTTAGAATCAATTTCTTCGCCCCCTCCATTTCTAAAGCATATCTATCTAAGAGGGCGATTGAAGAAGTTGCCGAACTGGATTCTAGAGCTTCAAAATCTGGTCACACTAGtcttatttttctcatcatTAGAGGAATATCCACTGTCGTGTGTCCAAGCTTTGCCAAATCTAATTACCCTTTCCCTCAATCATGCGTATGATGGGGAGCAACTACATTTTGAGGAAGGAGGTTTTAGAAAACTCAAGAAGCTCACCCTCAGAGAGATGGAAAAATTGAAGATGGTGGAAATAGACAAAGGATCACTGCCCAGTCTTGAGCAACTAGAGATTGGACCATGCCCGCAAATGAAGGAG GTATAG
- the LOC132183803 gene encoding disease resistance protein RPM1-like isoform X1 yields MTETVVTLVINELVQLIAHESKLLRGAHRDVVDIRDELESIQCFFKDADRGDLQDGVKTWVKQVREVAYHIEDVIDEYVLHVAQHRHQQSFIAFLQKIGHLFKKLKPRHDIATKIQDIKISIREIKERSERYGFSSLEQGSSSSESSGTWHDPRVGALFIEEDEVVGIESTRDELVSWLVGGVSKRSVISVVGMGGIGKTTLAKKVYENELVKGHFDCRVWITVSQSYNVQKILMSMTKKVYCENETALGQIDMMDEITLISQLRKYLQQKRYVVVFDDVWKLEFWEIVKHALPCNGRGSRIIITTRSDLIGVSCKESLFDQVHKLQPLSQDKAWELFCRKAFQSEFQRCCPKELVKLSMDIVKKCEGLPLAIVAIGGLLSTKENVPLEWKKLHDSLSSELECNPHLTSVTKILSLSYHDLPCSLKSCYLFFGIFPEDYSITSVRLLWLWEAGGFIKGKKGKSLVDVAEEYLMELIDRNLVQVSFGELDYEMLIKYRIHDLLHETILSKVGELNFSQVLEAGDTTFHGKSRSLSIHNARENVFETSEYSRVRFIFLFNINEMPRSFMVKLFKKFKLLKVLDFEDAPIDYLAQEVGTLFHLKYLNLRRTKVKILPNSVGMLQNLQTLTVAETPVRELPIEIFRLYKLRHIIAHSHDFEIKSSLYSMRGVKVHEGVGCLNELQDLSLIEANHHGVSLFEELGKLSQLRLFGISNMTAKRGRALCTSIQKMVHLNSLFVSSISEDEIIDLESISSPPPFLKHIYLRGRLKKLPNWILELQNLVTLVLFFSSLEEYPLSCVQALPNLITLSLNHAYDGEQLHFEEGGFRKLKKLTLREMEKLKMVEIDKGSLPSLEQLEIGPCPQMKEVPSGIQHLESLKLIDFYEMQKEFVLPMQPNGGEDYWKVKKVTTIHLRYRIKGERYQIYKLGDLDLLERLQGSILGDQTAM; encoded by the coding sequence ATGACAGAAACCGTTGTGACCCTTGTCATCAATGAGCTAGTTCAGTTGATCGCTCATGAATCAAAATTGCTAAGGGGTGCCCACCGAGATGTTGTGGACATTAGAGATGAACTTGAGAGCATCCAGTGTTTCTTCAAAGATGCAGATAGAGGAGATCTCCAAGATGGCGTCAAAACATGGGTGAAACAAGTGAGAGAAGTAGCCTATCATATAGAAGATGTAATTGATGAATACGTTCTTCACGTGGCACAACATCGCCATCAGCAAAGTTTTATTGCTTTCCTCCAAAAAATTGGccacttattcaaaaaattaaaaccacgtCATGACATAGCTACAAAGATTCAagatatcaaaatatcaatccGTGAAATCAAGGAAAGAAGTGAAAGATATGGTTTTAGTTCCTTAGAGCAAGGATCAAGTAGTAGTGAATCTAGTGGTACATGGCATGACCCTAGAGTGGGTGCACTTTTCATTGAGGAAGATGAAGTTGTGGGCATTGAGTCTACAAGGGATGAGCTCGTAAGCTGGTTGGTGGGGGGAGTATCTAAACGATCTGTTATTTCAGTTGTAGGCATGGgcggaattggtaagacaactcttGCTAAGAAAGTATATGAGAATGAATTAGTGAAAGGACATTTTGACTGCCGTGTTTGGATCACAGTGTCTCAGTCATACAACGTCCAGAAGATACTCATGTCTATGACAAAGAAAGTCTACTGTGAAAATGAAACGGCTCTAGGGCAAATAGACATGATGGACGAGATCACATTAATCAGCCAACTGAGGAAATATTTACAGCAAAAGAGGTATGTTGTGGTTTTTGACGATGTTTGGAAGTTAGAGTTTTGGGAAATTGTGAAACATGCTTTACCATGCAATGGCAGAGGAAGCAGGATTATTATCACTACCCGCAGTGATCTCATTGGTGTATCTTGTAAAGAATCTTTATTTGATCAGGTCCACAAGCTACAACCTCTGTCTCAAGACAAGGCTTGGGAATTGTTTTGTAGAAAGGCATTCCAGTCCGAGTTTCAAAGGTGTTGTCCCAAAGAGTTGGTGAAATTGTCGATGGACATTGTCAAAAAATGTGAAGGCCTGCCACTTGCAATTGTTGCTATAGGTGGTCTTTTGTCAACAAAGGAAAATGTGCCATTAGAATGGAAAAAGTTGCATGATAGCCTCAGTTCTGAGCTAGAATGTAATCCACACCTTACAAGTGTaacaaaaattctctctcttagtTATCATGATCTTCCGTGCTCCCTAAAGTCTTGCTACTTGTTCTTCGGCATTTTTCCAGAGGACTACTCAATCACAAGTGTAAGATTACTTTGGCTATGGGAAGCTGGGGGCttcataaaaggaaagaagggaAAATCATTGGTAGACGTAGCTGAAGAATACTTAATGGAGCTCATCGACAGAAACTTGGTTCAAGTTTCATTTGGGGAGCTTGATTATGAGATGCTCATAAAGTATAGAATCCATGATCTGCTGCATGAAACCATCCTATCGAAGGTTGGAGAGTTGAATTTCTCTCAAGTTCTGGAAGCAGGTGATACTACTTTCCATGGTAAAAGTCGGAGCCTATCAATCCACAATGCTAGAGAAAATGTTTTTGAGACAAGTGAGTACTCTCGTGTccgttttatttttcttttcaacattAATGAAATGCCCAGGTCTTTCATGgttaaattgttcaaaaagttCAAGCTTTTGAAAGTGTTAGATTTTGAAGATGCTCCTATTGATTATCTTGCTCAAGAAGTGGGTACTTTATTCCATTTGAAGTACTTAAATTTGAGGAGAACAAAAGTGAAGATACTTCCAAATTCAGTGGGTATGCTACAAAACCTTCAGACACTAACTGTTGCGGAAACCCCAGTGCGTGAGCTACCAATTGAGATATTTAGGCTTTATAAGCTACGACATATTATTGCTCATTCTCATGACTTCGAAATTAAAAGTAGCCTTTATTCGATGCGAGGAGTAAAAGTACATGAAGGGGTTGGATGTTTAAACGAATTGCAGGACCTATCATTGATTGAGGCAAATCATCATGGGGTTAGTTTATTTGAAGAGCTCGGAAAGTTGAGTCAGTTGAGGTTGTTCGGCATTTCAAATATGACTGCAAAACGTGGAAGGGCCCTATGTACCTCCATACAAAAAATGGTCCACCTTAACAGTTTGTTTGTAAGCTCAATTAGTGAAGATGAGATTATAGACTTAGAATCAATTTCTTCGCCCCCTCCATTTCTAAAGCATATCTATCTAAGAGGGCGATTGAAGAAGTTGCCGAACTGGATTCTAGAGCTTCAAAATCTGGTCACACTAGtcttatttttctcatcatTAGAGGAATATCCACTGTCGTGTGTCCAAGCTTTGCCAAATCTAATTACCCTTTCCCTCAATCATGCGTATGATGGGGAGCAACTACATTTTGAGGAAGGAGGTTTTAGAAAACTCAAGAAGCTCACCCTCAGAGAGATGGAAAAATTGAAGATGGTGGAAATAGACAAAGGATCACTGCCCAGTCTTGAGCAACTAGAGATTGGACCATGCCCGCAAATGAAGGAGGTACCCTCTGGAATCCAACACCTTGAAAGCCTAAAGCTTATTGACTTCTATGAAATGCAGAAAGAATTTGTGCTACCTATGCAGCCTAATGGAGGCGAAGATTATTGGAAAGTCAAGAAGGTAACTACTATTCATCTCAGGTATAGGATTAAAGGAGAACGATATCAAATATACAAGCTCGGTGACTTGGACTTATTGGAGCGTCTACAAGGGTCAATCTTGGGGGATCAAACTGCCATGTAG